In Musa acuminata AAA Group cultivar baxijiao chromosome BXJ2-10, Cavendish_Baxijiao_AAA, whole genome shotgun sequence, a genomic segment contains:
- the LOC135625341 gene encoding transcription factor bHLH68-like isoform X3 has translation MNRGLLQNSVVQKMMGGSSGCRSMNSIRPPPDQTFPLLPSSSSSSSPSVYAQFPQPSAMLPITPLPDSQELPESWSQLLLGGCWGEEEKYGLTPLQTRKIETWEDQLLYPSAAAHVADVKREYSGSGYLHGHGNEEEAKASKAPWSQIMPASSPRSCITTSFSRNMLDFSNKQPGRMHHQPDNSSVCNSTAAGAALKKARVQGASSAHSAFKVRKEKLGDRITALHQIVSPFGKTDTASVLLEAIGYIRFLQSQVEALSSPYLSSASANTKQQPQLLNSSGSKKRGPPDQEGNDEVKKDLRSRGLCLVPVSFFLHVGTDTGADFWPPALHGAF, from the exons ATGAATAGAGGATTGCTTCAGAACTCTGTGGTGCAGAAGATGATGGGGGGAAGCTCTGGCTGTAGGAGCATGAACAGCATAAGGCCACCTCCTGACCAGACCTTCCccctcctcccctcctcttcctcctcttcatctCCTTCGGTCTACGCTCAGTTCCCTCAACCCTCCGCTATGCTTCCAATCACCCCTTTGCCCGACAGCCAAGAGCTACCAGAATCATGGAGTCAGCTATTGct GGGAGGATGTTGGGGGGAAGAAGAGAAGTATGGGTTGACGCCTCTCCAGACTAGAAAGATAGAGACCTGGGAAGACCAGTTACTGTACCCATCAGCAGCTGCTCATGTTGCTGATGTGAAGCGAGAGTACTCCGGAAGCGGTTACCTCCATGGCCATGGGAACGAAGAAGAGGCCAAAGCATCCAAAGCTCCATGGAGCCAAATTATGCCAGCTTCCTCTCCTAGATCTTGCATCACCACTAGTTTCAGCAGGAACATGCTGGACTTCTCGAACAAGCAGCCAGGAAGAATGCATCATCAGCCGGACAACTCATCTGTG TGCAACAGCACAGCAGCTGGTGCAGCTCTCAAGAAGGCCAGGGTTCAGGGAGCCTCTTCAGCTCATTCTGCTTTCAAG GTGAGGAAGGAGAAGTTAGGGGACAGAATAACTGCACTTCATCAGATAGTTTCTCCTTTCGGGAAG ACTGACACTGCCTCCGTCTTGCTAGAAGCCATTGGCTACATCAGATTCCTCCAGAGTCAAGTCGAG GCTCTGAGCTCCCCGTACTTGAGCAGTGCATCAGCCAACACGAAGCAGCAGCCT CAGCTGCTCAATTCAAGTGGCAGCAAGAAGAGAGGACCACCTGACCAG GAAGGCAATGATGAGGTGAAGAAGGACCTGCGGAGTAGAGGACTTTGCCTTGTTCCAGTCTCCTTCTTCCTGCATGTGGGAACCGATACCGGCGCAGATTTCTGGCCTCCAGCTCTCCATGGGGCCTTCTGA
- the LOC135625341 gene encoding transcription factor bHLH68-like isoform X4, producing MNRGLLQNSVVQKMMGGSSGCRSMNSIRPPPDQTFPLLPSSSSSSSPSVYAQFPQPSAMLPITPLPDSQELPESWSQLLLGGCWGEEEKYGLTPLQTRKIETWEDQLLYPSAAAHVADVKREYSGSGYLHGHGNEEEAKASKAPWSQIMPASSPRSCITTSFSRNMLDFSNKQPGRMHHQPDNSSVCNSTAAGAALKKARVQGASSAHSAFKVRKEKLGDRITALHQIVSPFGKTDTASVLLEAIGYIRFLQSQVEALSSPYLSSASANTKQQPLLNSSGSKKRGPPDQEGNDEVKKDLRSRGLCLVPVSFFLHVGTDTGADFWPPALHGAF from the exons ATGAATAGAGGATTGCTTCAGAACTCTGTGGTGCAGAAGATGATGGGGGGAAGCTCTGGCTGTAGGAGCATGAACAGCATAAGGCCACCTCCTGACCAGACCTTCCccctcctcccctcctcttcctcctcttcatctCCTTCGGTCTACGCTCAGTTCCCTCAACCCTCCGCTATGCTTCCAATCACCCCTTTGCCCGACAGCCAAGAGCTACCAGAATCATGGAGTCAGCTATTGct GGGAGGATGTTGGGGGGAAGAAGAGAAGTATGGGTTGACGCCTCTCCAGACTAGAAAGATAGAGACCTGGGAAGACCAGTTACTGTACCCATCAGCAGCTGCTCATGTTGCTGATGTGAAGCGAGAGTACTCCGGAAGCGGTTACCTCCATGGCCATGGGAACGAAGAAGAGGCCAAAGCATCCAAAGCTCCATGGAGCCAAATTATGCCAGCTTCCTCTCCTAGATCTTGCATCACCACTAGTTTCAGCAGGAACATGCTGGACTTCTCGAACAAGCAGCCAGGAAGAATGCATCATCAGCCGGACAACTCATCTGTG TGCAACAGCACAGCAGCTGGTGCAGCTCTCAAGAAGGCCAGGGTTCAGGGAGCCTCTTCAGCTCATTCTGCTTTCAAG GTGAGGAAGGAGAAGTTAGGGGACAGAATAACTGCACTTCATCAGATAGTTTCTCCTTTCGGGAAG ACTGACACTGCCTCCGTCTTGCTAGAAGCCATTGGCTACATCAGATTCCTCCAGAGTCAAGTCGAG GCTCTGAGCTCCCCGTACTTGAGCAGTGCATCAGCCAACACGAAGCAGCAGCCT CTGCTCAATTCAAGTGGCAGCAAGAAGAGAGGACCACCTGACCAG GAAGGCAATGATGAGGTGAAGAAGGACCTGCGGAGTAGAGGACTTTGCCTTGTTCCAGTCTCCTTCTTCCTGCATGTGGGAACCGATACCGGCGCAGATTTCTGGCCTCCAGCTCTCCATGGGGCCTTCTGA
- the LOC135625341 gene encoding transcription factor bHLH68-like isoform X2 → MNRGLLQNSVVQKMMGGSSGCRSMNSIRPPPDQTFPLLPSSSSSSSPSVYAQFPQPSAMLPITPLPDSQELPESWSQLLLGGCWGEEEKYGLTPLQTRKIETWEDQLLYPSAAAHVADVKREYSGSGYLHGHGNEEEAKASKAPWSQIMPASSPRSCITTSFSRNMLDFSNKQPGRMHHQPDNSSVCNSTAAGAALKKARVQGASSAHSAFKVRKEKLGDRITALHQIVSPFGKTDTASVLLEAIGYIRFLQSQVEALSSPYLSSASANTKQQPLLNSSGSKKRGPPDQHQEGNDEVKKDLRSRGLCLVPVSFFLHVGTDTGADFWPPALHGAF, encoded by the exons ATGAATAGAGGATTGCTTCAGAACTCTGTGGTGCAGAAGATGATGGGGGGAAGCTCTGGCTGTAGGAGCATGAACAGCATAAGGCCACCTCCTGACCAGACCTTCCccctcctcccctcctcttcctcctcttcatctCCTTCGGTCTACGCTCAGTTCCCTCAACCCTCCGCTATGCTTCCAATCACCCCTTTGCCCGACAGCCAAGAGCTACCAGAATCATGGAGTCAGCTATTGct GGGAGGATGTTGGGGGGAAGAAGAGAAGTATGGGTTGACGCCTCTCCAGACTAGAAAGATAGAGACCTGGGAAGACCAGTTACTGTACCCATCAGCAGCTGCTCATGTTGCTGATGTGAAGCGAGAGTACTCCGGAAGCGGTTACCTCCATGGCCATGGGAACGAAGAAGAGGCCAAAGCATCCAAAGCTCCATGGAGCCAAATTATGCCAGCTTCCTCTCCTAGATCTTGCATCACCACTAGTTTCAGCAGGAACATGCTGGACTTCTCGAACAAGCAGCCAGGAAGAATGCATCATCAGCCGGACAACTCATCTGTG TGCAACAGCACAGCAGCTGGTGCAGCTCTCAAGAAGGCCAGGGTTCAGGGAGCCTCTTCAGCTCATTCTGCTTTCAAG GTGAGGAAGGAGAAGTTAGGGGACAGAATAACTGCACTTCATCAGATAGTTTCTCCTTTCGGGAAG ACTGACACTGCCTCCGTCTTGCTAGAAGCCATTGGCTACATCAGATTCCTCCAGAGTCAAGTCGAG GCTCTGAGCTCCCCGTACTTGAGCAGTGCATCAGCCAACACGAAGCAGCAGCCT CTGCTCAATTCAAGTGGCAGCAAGAAGAGAGGACCACCTGACCAG CATCAGGAAGGCAATGATGAGGTGAAGAAGGACCTGCGGAGTAGAGGACTTTGCCTTGTTCCAGTCTCCTTCTTCCTGCATGTGGGAACCGATACCGGCGCAGATTTCTGGCCTCCAGCTCTCCATGGGGCCTTCTGA
- the LOC135625341 gene encoding transcription factor bHLH68-like isoform X1, translating to MNRGLLQNSVVQKMMGGSSGCRSMNSIRPPPDQTFPLLPSSSSSSSPSVYAQFPQPSAMLPITPLPDSQELPESWSQLLLGGCWGEEEKYGLTPLQTRKIETWEDQLLYPSAAAHVADVKREYSGSGYLHGHGNEEEAKASKAPWSQIMPASSPRSCITTSFSRNMLDFSNKQPGRMHHQPDNSSVCNSTAAGAALKKARVQGASSAHSAFKVRKEKLGDRITALHQIVSPFGKTDTASVLLEAIGYIRFLQSQVEALSSPYLSSASANTKQQPQLLNSSGSKKRGPPDQHQEGNDEVKKDLRSRGLCLVPVSFFLHVGTDTGADFWPPALHGAF from the exons ATGAATAGAGGATTGCTTCAGAACTCTGTGGTGCAGAAGATGATGGGGGGAAGCTCTGGCTGTAGGAGCATGAACAGCATAAGGCCACCTCCTGACCAGACCTTCCccctcctcccctcctcttcctcctcttcatctCCTTCGGTCTACGCTCAGTTCCCTCAACCCTCCGCTATGCTTCCAATCACCCCTTTGCCCGACAGCCAAGAGCTACCAGAATCATGGAGTCAGCTATTGct GGGAGGATGTTGGGGGGAAGAAGAGAAGTATGGGTTGACGCCTCTCCAGACTAGAAAGATAGAGACCTGGGAAGACCAGTTACTGTACCCATCAGCAGCTGCTCATGTTGCTGATGTGAAGCGAGAGTACTCCGGAAGCGGTTACCTCCATGGCCATGGGAACGAAGAAGAGGCCAAAGCATCCAAAGCTCCATGGAGCCAAATTATGCCAGCTTCCTCTCCTAGATCTTGCATCACCACTAGTTTCAGCAGGAACATGCTGGACTTCTCGAACAAGCAGCCAGGAAGAATGCATCATCAGCCGGACAACTCATCTGTG TGCAACAGCACAGCAGCTGGTGCAGCTCTCAAGAAGGCCAGGGTTCAGGGAGCCTCTTCAGCTCATTCTGCTTTCAAG GTGAGGAAGGAGAAGTTAGGGGACAGAATAACTGCACTTCATCAGATAGTTTCTCCTTTCGGGAAG ACTGACACTGCCTCCGTCTTGCTAGAAGCCATTGGCTACATCAGATTCCTCCAGAGTCAAGTCGAG GCTCTGAGCTCCCCGTACTTGAGCAGTGCATCAGCCAACACGAAGCAGCAGCCT CAGCTGCTCAATTCAAGTGGCAGCAAGAAGAGAGGACCACCTGACCAG CATCAGGAAGGCAATGATGAGGTGAAGAAGGACCTGCGGAGTAGAGGACTTTGCCTTGTTCCAGTCTCCTTCTTCCTGCATGTGGGAACCGATACCGGCGCAGATTTCTGGCCTCCAGCTCTCCATGGGGCCTTCTGA